The region TCAAACTATCGGAGACGGTGACGATGGAGCAGCGGGTTTCTGGTTCGACCCAGCTGAGCTGGGAGCTGCTTTAGATCCAAGCGTGGACCCTCAATCAGCAGCTGGCGCAGGCCCTGTTAACGTTTCGATTAATTTTCAAGAACTTTCTCAGTTTTTTGCAGAAAATTCTATAGCGGTTACCGAACAAGATGGAAACGCTCAAGGCACCTTAGAGTCTTTTGCTATAAACACCAATGGACAGATTATAGGATCTTTCACAAACGGTTTAACTGCCCCATTAGGGCAAGTAGCTCTAGCTACTTTTAACAACCCAGAAGGATTATCAGCAATAGGTAACTCTATGTACGCTATGAGCTCAAACAGTGGACTTCCGCAAATAGGTGTCTCTGGTGTTGGAGGAAGAGGAAGTATTAACCCAGGGGCTTTAGAAATGTCGAATGTAGATCTGGCAGAAGAGTTTACAAATATGATCATAGCTCAAAGAGGATTTCAAGCAAATTCAAGAAGTATAACCACGGCAGATGCGATCCTTAACGAGCTTGTAAACATCAAGAGATAATTATTTCTTTGCCGTTTTATGCAAAAAGCCTTATTCATAATGCTTTTGAAATAATTTCCATATTCTCATTTGTGAAACAAATGATGTGTTGCTTCGTACAAAATGGTTTGTTTGCAATGCTTTAGAAATGTTTTCCACAATTTCGTTTGCTACGCAAATGATGTTTTTCGCAGATCTATGCAAAAAAACTTTGATTTTTAATTTTAGGATTTTAAGGGGTTTACCCCTTAACGCCCACGGAGGTTAAGATGATTAAACTCACAAAATTAAACAATGAAGAATTTTATATAAACCCTTATCAAATTGAAAAAATAGAATGTCATCCTGATACGACCATTACGATGATGAACGGACATGTTTATGTCGTTAAAGAAAGTATTGATGAAGTTAAGAAAAAAGTGGTAGAATTAAATAAAGAGATTTTCGGCAAATAAAGTAAGTATTTAAAATTTTGAGCAACCTTTTTAAATTGAAATAGTACAAAACAAGAGGTGGGGTAGTTGTGGATATATCAACAATAATAGGATTATCATTAGCAATAGTTGCACTAGTAGTGGGTGCAGGAAGTGAATTTACAACTTTAATAGATATCCCATCTTTTTTTATAACTGTTTTGGGATCTATTGGTGCAACTTTCATCGCTCATCCAAGTTCAAGGTCTTTTAAAATGTTTAATATTATCATTGAAGCTTTCAAAAATCCTAAGATAGACAACCTTGAAACATTGAGGACCTTATACTCGTTTTCTGAAAAAGCAAGACGGGATGGTATGATATCTTTGGAAGAAGATTTACCCAGTGTTCAAAGTGAATTTTTAAGAGATGGTTTGAGAGCCGCCGTTGATGGTACGGATCCCGAAGAGATTAAAAAGATATTGGAAGTGAAGATGGACATGTACCAAGAGACAGAAGAAGATAAGATCTCAGTTTTGGACACTTGGGGAGCTATGGCTCCAGCCTTTGGTATGATAGGAACTTTGATAGGATTGGTTTTGTTGTTAGATACTCTTAGCGATCCGACAACTATTGGACCAAGGATGTCTCTCGCTCTTATTACAACATTATACGGTGCTCTTATTGCAAATACCATCGCTCTCCCACCTGCTGAAAAACTAAAAAAAAGGGTGGATAAAAACATCAACCAAATGAGAATGATGTTGGAAGGTATACTATCAATAGTACAAGGTGAAAATCCACATTTGATGGAAGAAAAACTTAAGGCTTTTCTCAGTGAAGAAGAAAGACTTGCCTATGAAGCAGAAAAGGGTGAGACTGTTTTGTAATTTAGAGGTGATATTTTATGCCTAGAAAGAAAAGAGAAAAAAAAGGTGAAGCCAAATGGATGACAACTTTCAGCGATATGACTACTTTGTTGTTGACAATGTTTATCGCATTGTTTTCTATGGCTACTATATCACCAGGAAAATTTCAACAGGCGGTTGTTAGTTTACAAAGTGCATTTCAAGGTCAACCAGTTGGGATACTAGTAGGTGGAAGAAGCATTTCCGAAGAACCTTTAATTACTTCTAATCCTGGAATTAGGCAAGAATTATTAAAAATTATAGAAGATGAAAGGTATAAAGGGAAAATTACTATTGAGGAAACGGATAAAGGGACGATAATATCTATGAAAGACATTGCCTTTTTTAGAACAGGGAGTGCTGAATTAACAGCCGAAGCGAAAGAGCTGTTGTATAGAATAGGTACAATTATATTAGAACACACTTCTAACGCTATCGAAATTTATGGTTTTACAGATGATCGACCAGTTTTATCTTCAAGTTTATATCCTTCTAATTGGCATTTGAGTTCAGCCAGAGCAGCAAGTGTAGTTAGTTTTTTTACTGGAGAGTTGAAAAATAGAAGGTTAGTAGAAAAGATGGCTGAAATAAATTCTGGGCAATTTGATATAGATTATTTTTACAATTTAGATAGGTTCTTCCCAATTGGTTTGGGGGATCGTGAAATAATGAAAGAAATTAACCTCCTGAGGGCTGAAATTGACTCTCGAAAGTTTCTTGCTTTAGATCAATTCACAAAAGGAGAAATAAATTCTGCACAGTTGCAGCAAATTGAAAAAGAATTAGAAAATGAATACAATACAAAGTTGGATGAATTAAGGCAAAGATACAGAAGAATAGATATTCTTATACTAAGACAAAGGGTAAGATAAATGCAACAAAGTGGAGGCGAAAGATTTTGGAAAATGAAAATATAAATTCAGATGAAGTTACAAGTAAAAAATCAAGGCCATCTTTTTTAACAACTTTAATAATAGTCATTGTTGTTGCCTTAATAATCTCAGGAATCACATCCTTTTTTATAGTGAGAATCTTAACATCAAATGTTTCTTCAAGTTCTGATCAATCATCACAAGTATCTGCTACAACTCCTGCTAGAGTGGTATTAATTATGGAAGGCTCCAGATATACCATGATGTTAAAAGGTGGTTACGATATTGCTGTTATAGATTCATTACAGTTAGATGTAGGAAGTACTCAGGCTAGAGATTTAATAACTTCCAACCGTATAGAAGTATTAGAAGCGATACGAATGATATTTCTGAATAAAACACGAGGTGAACTTTCAACTCCACAAGGCATTGAGTTAACCAAAAAACAAATTAAAGATACGATAAATGAAATGCTGGGATTTACTGGCGAAAGGGAAAGGTTAGGAGTTGTAAAAGTGACTATGATTATAATGACTATAACAACCAATCAATAATGAAAAAGAGGTGCTCGTATGCCTGACGATGAAACCCTTACCCAGGAAGAAATAGATAGTATTTTAAAATCAATGAGTTCTGGAGAATCACCAGAAGAAGTTCTTGAAGAATATCAAGAAGAAGAAAGAAGAATCAAAGATTACGATTTTAGAAGACCCATGAAGTTTTCAAGAGAGCAACTAAGAACTCTACAATTAATCCATGAAAGTTTTGCGAGAGAGCTATCTACTTATCTTTCAGGCAGAAGTAGAACATTTGTAGATGTTAAATATGCCAGTATTGACCAAATTACTTTCTCAGAATTCCAAAAATCGTTAAACTCACCGACCTTTATTGTTATTTTTTCGTCCGAAGCTTTTTCTGGAAGCGCTATTTTGCAAATGGGTTTAGACTTGGGATACGTCATAATAGACAGACTTTTAGGCGGATCGGGGAACACTCTTGAAGAGATTCGCCCCCCTACTGAAATAGAAATGAACATTTTAAGAAAAGAAGCTTCAGTTATGTTAAGAATGCTATCAAAATCTTGGTCAAACATAGAGGAGTTTGATGCCAATTTAGAAAATTTAGAGACAAATCCCCAATTTGTTCAAGTTGCCCCTTCAAATGAGATGACAATTCTTATAACGTTGTCCGTTACGATAAAAAATGTACAAGGATTTGTTAATCTTTGTTTCCCTTCATCTTCGTTGGAACCTTTGAACGATAAATTGACAACAAGAATGTGGACTACCTCGTACAGACATACCGAAGAATTTAAAGAAAATCTAAGGCAAACGTTATTACTTTCAAAGTTAAATTTATCAGCTATACTTGGTAAAGCAGAGATATATTTAAACGATTTTTTGAATCTTGAAGTTGGTGATGTAATCCGTTTAGATTCTTTTTACGACGAGCCAATTGATCTGGAAATTGAAGAAAGACCTATATTCAAAGTAAATGTAGGTAAGAGTAAAGGCTTTTACAGTGTAAAGATAGTTGACAAAAATAGAGAACTTCTAGAAAGACTGCTTATTGAAGAAAGCATTAAAAAAAAGGTAAAAAATCAAGATTCTTCTGAACAAAATGAAACTACAGAAAACAGGAGATGAATTAAATGCCTGAGAGTGAAGACAGATTTTTAAACCAAAATGAATTGGATTCATTATTAAATGGGATAAATAACTCCGATGATCCAGAACAAGAAGAAAGCCCAAAAGACTCAAACATAGATAATGAATTGGACACACTTTTGGATATGATAGGTGAAATTGCAAATATCGCAATGGGTTCTGGTGCAACAACCCTTTCAACTTTACTAAGAAGAAAGATAGAAATCCAATATCCCCAAACAGATATTATTAAATTTAAAAATATCGTAACTAATTTTGAAGGAGAAAATGTTGTTGTTACAGTAGAGTACAAAAAAGGTTTATATGGTTTGAACACCTTAGTATTACCTTTGAATTTAACTAATATAATAGCTGATTTAATGCTAGGAAAAGAAGTACAAAATATCGAAGAAAGAGAATTAGATGATATTAGTTTAAGCGCCATTTCAGAAGCGATGAATCAAATGATGGGTACCGCTTCAACAGCTTTATCGGATTTTCTAAAAACAAATATTGATATTTCCCCACCCAATACTAAGGTAATGAACTTCTCCGATCCCAATGTTGAGTTTCCACCGATAGAAACAGACAAAGAAGCCTATGTTATCTCAATAAAGTTCACCATAAAGATCTCTGGAATAGCTGAAACGACTTTCTGGCAATTTATACCAATGAAATTTGCTAAAAAAATTAAAGAACTTATGGAAAAAACCTTTGGAAAGGTTAACAAAAATAAAGAAAGCCCCATAAACTCAAATAAGCAAGATAAAAGTAATTCCAAAGTGATCAAAGAGAAAAAAATAAAAGTTCAACCAGTAGAATTCGGAGAGTTTGAAAAAAAGGAAGAACCTATCTCCCAAAATATAGATCTATCAAGGCTGGAACTATTGCTTGATGTTCCTTTAGAAATAAAAGTTGAGTTAGGATCTACTAAATTAAATCTTAGAGAGATCTTAGAGTTACACGAAGGCTCAATGATACAATTAAATAAATTGGCTG is a window of Petrotoga olearia DSM 13574 DNA encoding:
- a CDS encoding flagellar FlbD family protein — its product is MIKLTKLNNEEFYINPYQIEKIECHPDTTITMMNGHVYVVKESIDEVKKKVVELNKEIFGK
- a CDS encoding flagellar basal body-associated FliL family protein produces the protein MENENINSDEVTSKKSRPSFLTTLIIVIVVALIISGITSFFIVRILTSNVSSSSDQSSQVSATTPARVVLIMEGSRYTMMLKGGYDIAVIDSLQLDVGSTQARDLITSNRIEVLEAIRMIFLNKTRGELSTPQGIELTKKQIKDTINEMLGFTGERERLGVVKVTMIIMTITTNQ
- a CDS encoding OmpA/MotB family protein translates to MPRKKREKKGEAKWMTTFSDMTTLLLTMFIALFSMATISPGKFQQAVVSLQSAFQGQPVGILVGGRSISEEPLITSNPGIRQELLKIIEDERYKGKITIEETDKGTIISMKDIAFFRTGSAELTAEAKELLYRIGTIILEHTSNAIEIYGFTDDRPVLSSSLYPSNWHLSSARAASVVSFFTGELKNRRLVEKMAEINSGQFDIDYFYNLDRFFPIGLGDREIMKEINLLRAEIDSRKFLALDQFTKGEINSAQLQQIEKELENEYNTKLDELRQRYRRIDILILRQRVR
- a CDS encoding motility protein A; this translates as MDISTIIGLSLAIVALVVGAGSEFTTLIDIPSFFITVLGSIGATFIAHPSSRSFKMFNIIIEAFKNPKIDNLETLRTLYSFSEKARRDGMISLEEDLPSVQSEFLRDGLRAAVDGTDPEEIKKILEVKMDMYQETEEDKISVLDTWGAMAPAFGMIGTLIGLVLLLDTLSDPTTIGPRMSLALITTLYGALIANTIALPPAEKLKKRVDKNINQMRMMLEGILSIVQGENPHLMEEKLKAFLSEEERLAYEAEKGETVL
- the fliM gene encoding flagellar motor switch protein FliM, giving the protein MPDDETLTQEEIDSILKSMSSGESPEEVLEEYQEEERRIKDYDFRRPMKFSREQLRTLQLIHESFARELSTYLSGRSRTFVDVKYASIDQITFSEFQKSLNSPTFIVIFSSEAFSGSAILQMGLDLGYVIIDRLLGGSGNTLEEIRPPTEIEMNILRKEASVMLRMLSKSWSNIEEFDANLENLETNPQFVQVAPSNEMTILITLSVTIKNVQGFVNLCFPSSSLEPLNDKLTTRMWTTSYRHTEEFKENLRQTLLLSKLNLSAILGKAEIYLNDFLNLEVGDVIRLDSFYDEPIDLEIEERPIFKVNVGKSKGFYSVKIVDKNRELLERLLIEESIKKKVKNQDSSEQNETTENRR
- the fliY gene encoding flagellar motor switch phosphatase FliY; the protein is MPESEDRFLNQNELDSLLNGINNSDDPEQEESPKDSNIDNELDTLLDMIGEIANIAMGSGATTLSTLLRRKIEIQYPQTDIIKFKNIVTNFEGENVVVTVEYKKGLYGLNTLVLPLNLTNIIADLMLGKEVQNIEERELDDISLSAISEAMNQMMGTASTALSDFLKTNIDISPPNTKVMNFSDPNVEFPPIETDKEAYVISIKFTIKISGIAETTFWQFIPMKFAKKIKELMEKTFGKVNKNKESPINSNKQDKSNSKVIKEKKIKVQPVEFGEFEKKEEPISQNIDLSRLELLLDVPLEIKVELGSTKLNLREILELHEGSMIQLNKLAGEPLDIFANGRLIARGEVVVIDENFGIRITEIVSLRERMKTLK